In Massilia violaceinigra, one DNA window encodes the following:
- a CDS encoding exodeoxyribonuclease VII small subunit: protein MAKKLIAESAAAPESFEQAMAELAQLVTQMEAGQLPLEASVAAYARGSELVRYCAAQLEKVESQVKVLEGDMLKPFAADGAGEGMQ from the coding sequence ATGGCAAAGAAATTAATAGCGGAAAGCGCAGCTGCGCCGGAATCGTTCGAACAGGCCATGGCCGAACTGGCCCAGCTGGTAACCCAGATGGAAGCCGGCCAGTTGCCGCTGGAGGCATCGGTGGCGGCGTATGCGCGCGGCTCGGAGCTGGTGCGCTACTGTGCGGCGCAGCTCGAAAAAGTCGAGTCCCAGGTCAAAGTACTCGAAGGCGACATGCTCAAGCCCTTCGCGGCCGATGGCGCCGGCGAGGGCATGCAATGA
- a CDS encoding polyprenyl synthetase family protein — MSGAAFGDWMKTVQAGVEEALGALLPPAGAVPHKLHEAMRYTVLGGGKRVRPLLVFAAGALYGADARALERAAAAVEMIHAYSLVHDDMPCMDDDDLRRGKPTVHVAYDEATALLVGDALQSQAFLVLAEGMDIPPARQVAMLRLLAHAAGSSGMCGGQAIDLDSVGISLTLEQLEQMHQLKTGALLRASVVLGALAGGDVSDAQMTALDAYAKAIGLAFQVVDDVLDATADSATLGKTAGKDAAANKPTYVSILGLEPSRVLAEKLRNDAHDALAPFGEKADRLRQLADLIVQRKA, encoded by the coding sequence ATGAGCGGCGCGGCTTTCGGCGACTGGATGAAAACCGTGCAGGCCGGCGTCGAAGAGGCGCTGGGCGCCTTGTTGCCGCCAGCGGGCGCGGTGCCGCACAAGCTGCACGAAGCGATGCGCTACACGGTGCTCGGCGGCGGCAAGCGGGTACGCCCGCTGCTGGTGTTCGCCGCCGGCGCGCTGTACGGCGCCGATGCGCGCGCCCTGGAGCGCGCCGCCGCCGCGGTTGAAATGATCCACGCCTATTCGCTGGTGCACGACGACATGCCCTGCATGGACGACGACGACCTGCGGCGCGGCAAACCGACCGTGCACGTGGCCTACGACGAAGCGACCGCGCTGCTGGTGGGCGACGCGCTGCAGTCGCAAGCCTTCCTGGTGCTGGCCGAAGGCATGGACATTCCGCCGGCGCGCCAGGTGGCCATGCTGCGCCTGCTCGCGCACGCGGCCGGGTCGAGCGGCATGTGCGGCGGCCAGGCGATCGATCTTGACAGTGTCGGCATCAGCCTCACGCTCGAACAGCTCGAACAGATGCACCAGCTCAAAACCGGCGCCTTGCTGCGCGCTTCGGTGGTGCTGGGCGCGCTGGCCGGCGGCGATGTGAGCGACGCGCAGATGACGGCGCTCGACGCCTATGCCAAAGCGATCGGGCTGGCCTTCCAGGTGGTCGACGACGTGCTCGATGCGACCGCCGATTCGGCCACCCTGGGCAAGACCGCGGGCAAGGATGCGGCGGCCAACAAGCCGACCTATGTATCGATTTTGGGCCTGGAGCCATCCAGGGTCTTGGCAGAAAAATTGCGGAACGATGCGCATGACGCGCTCGCGCCGTTTGGTGAAAAAGCAGATAGGCTGCGCCAGTTGGCGGACCTGATCGTGCAGCGGAAAGCGTAA
- the dxs gene encoding 1-deoxy-D-xylulose-5-phosphate synthase — MNLLETINEPAELRKLARAQLTPLAHELRHFLLDSVSKTGGHLSSNLGTVELTIALHYVFNTPYDRIVWDVGHQTYSHKILTGRRDQMHSLRQLNGISGFPRRDESEYDTFGTAHSSTSISAALGMAQAAKIKGESRHAIAVIGDGSMTAGMAFEALNNAGVQEDINLLVVLNDNDMSISPPVGALNRYLARLMSGQFYAAAKNVGKSVLPGPVLELAKRFEEHAKGMVVPATMFEEFGFNYIGPIDGHDLDSLIPTLENIKKLKGPQFLHVVTKKGQGYKLAEADPVLYHGPGKFNPTEGILPAKAGKTTYTEVFGNWLCDMAAADKRLVGITPAMREGSGMVRFEEQFPDRYFDVGIAEQHSVTFAGGLATEGLKPVVAIYSTFLQRAYDQLIHDVALQNLDVLFALDRAGLVGADGATHAGNYDIPYLRCIPNMIVMAASDENECRQMLSTGYQYNGPAAVRYPRGAGIGAVIEKELTTLPIGKGEIKREGQSVAILAFGSMVARSVVAGEELNATVANMRFIKPLDVELVKRLAQDHDYLVTVEEGAVMGGAGSAVAEALAAEGIQKPLLILGLPDKFIDHGDPAALLASVGLDAKGIAASIRQRFGAAEPRLVVNNT; from the coding sequence ATGAACTTGCTAGAGACAATCAACGAACCGGCCGAACTGCGCAAGCTGGCACGCGCCCAACTCACGCCCCTGGCGCACGAGTTGCGCCATTTCCTGCTCGATTCCGTGTCCAAGACCGGCGGCCACCTCTCGTCCAACCTGGGCACGGTGGAGCTGACGATTGCGCTGCACTACGTGTTCAACACGCCGTACGACCGCATCGTGTGGGACGTGGGCCACCAGACGTACTCGCACAAGATCCTCACGGGCCGGCGCGACCAGATGCACAGCCTGCGCCAGCTGAACGGCATTTCGGGCTTCCCGCGGCGCGACGAAAGCGAATACGACACCTTCGGCACGGCGCACTCGTCGACCTCGATTTCGGCCGCGCTGGGCATGGCGCAGGCGGCCAAGATCAAAGGCGAATCGCGTCACGCAATCGCCGTCATCGGCGACGGCTCCATGACCGCCGGGATGGCTTTCGAGGCGCTCAATAACGCCGGCGTACAGGAAGACATCAACCTGCTGGTGGTATTGAACGATAACGACATGTCGATTTCGCCGCCGGTCGGCGCGCTCAATCGCTACCTGGCGCGCCTGATGTCGGGGCAGTTCTACGCGGCCGCCAAGAACGTCGGCAAGTCGGTGCTGCCCGGCCCTGTGCTGGAACTGGCCAAGCGCTTCGAAGAACACGCCAAGGGCATGGTGGTCCCGGCCACGATGTTCGAGGAATTCGGCTTTAACTACATCGGCCCGATCGACGGCCATGACCTGGACTCGCTGATTCCCACGCTGGAAAACATCAAGAAGCTCAAGGGTCCGCAATTTTTGCATGTGGTGACCAAAAAAGGGCAGGGCTACAAGCTGGCCGAAGCCGACCCGGTGCTGTATCACGGGCCGGGCAAGTTCAATCCGACCGAAGGCATCCTGCCCGCGAAAGCCGGCAAGACCACCTACACGGAAGTCTTCGGCAACTGGCTGTGCGACATGGCCGCTGCCGACAAGCGCCTGGTCGGCATCACGCCGGCCATGCGCGAAGGCTCGGGCATGGTGCGCTTCGAAGAGCAGTTCCCGGACCGCTATTTCGACGTCGGTATCGCCGAGCAGCACTCGGTGACCTTCGCCGGCGGCCTGGCGACCGAAGGCCTCAAACCCGTGGTGGCGATCTACTCCACCTTTTTGCAGCGCGCCTACGACCAGCTGATTCACGACGTGGCGCTGCAAAACCTGGACGTGCTGTTCGCGCTCGACCGCGCGGGCCTGGTTGGCGCCGACGGCGCCACCCACGCCGGCAACTATGACATCCCGTATCTGCGCTGCATTCCGAACATGATCGTCATGGCCGCGTCGGACGAAAACGAATGCCGCCAGATGCTCAGCACCGGCTACCAGTACAACGGTCCGGCGGCGGTGCGCTATCCGCGCGGCGCCGGCATTGGCGCGGTCATCGAAAAAGAACTGACAACGCTCCCGATCGGCAAGGGCGAGATCAAGCGCGAAGGCCAGAGCGTGGCGATCCTGGCCTTCGGCTCGATGGTGGCGCGCAGCGTCGTCGCGGGCGAGGAGTTGAATGCGACGGTGGCCAATATGCGCTTCATCAAGCCGCTCGACGTGGAGCTGGTCAAGCGGCTGGCGCAGGACCATGATTATCTGGTGACGGTGGAAGAGGGCGCGGTCATGGGCGGCGCCGGTTCCGCCGTGGCCGAAGCGCTGGCGGCCGAAGGCATTCAAAAGCCGCTGCTGATTCTCGGCCTGCCCGATAAATTTATCGACCATGGTGACCCGGCGGCCCTGCTGGCCAGCGTGGGACTCGACGCCAAGGGCATCGCCGCATCGATCCGCCAGCGTTTCGGCGCCGCCGAACCGCGCCTGGTGGTCAACAACACCTGA
- a CDS encoding uracil-DNA glycosylase family protein: MTDIATLKHYPDLDSLLSDVRACRACEAHLPKGPRPIVQVGEGARVLIIGQAPGSRVHASGIPWDDASGTRLREWMGVDAKAFYDPTRFAIIPMGYCYPGRGKGGDLPPRTECADLWPDQLLAKLPDIELTLLIGAHAQRHFLGPLRKPSLTGTVQAWRDVAPAYFPLPHPSPRNTPWLQRNPWFEQDLVPVLRARINGIFR; encoded by the coding sequence ATGACTGACATCGCAACCCTCAAGCACTATCCGGATCTGGACAGCCTGCTGTCCGACGTGCGCGCGTGCCGTGCCTGCGAAGCCCATCTGCCCAAAGGTCCGCGCCCCATCGTGCAGGTCGGCGAAGGCGCGCGCGTGCTGATTATCGGACAGGCACCCGGCTCCCGCGTGCACGCATCGGGCATCCCGTGGGATGACGCCAGCGGGACCAGGTTACGCGAATGGATGGGTGTGGATGCGAAGGCATTCTACGATCCCACGCGCTTCGCGATCATCCCGATGGGGTATTGCTACCCCGGGCGGGGCAAGGGTGGAGACCTGCCGCCGCGCACCGAATGCGCCGATCTCTGGCCGGACCAGTTGCTGGCCAAATTGCCGGATATCGAACTGACGTTGCTGATCGGCGCGCACGCCCAGCGGCACTTTCTGGGTCCCCTCCGCAAGCCATCGCTAACCGGGACAGTCCAGGCATGGCGCGATGTGGCACCGGCGTATTTCCCCCTGCCGCATCCGTCGCCGCGCAACACGCCCTGGCTGCAGCGCAATCCGTGGTTCGAGCAGGATCTGGTGCCGGTACTGCGCGCGCGGATCAATGGGATCTTCAGATAA
- a CDS encoding DUF5329 domain-containing protein: MKKTLIATLAVALWSSGTAFATAPDATRTEVTRLLDAVEKSQCQFNRNGSWHDAKAARAHLQKKYDYLDKKKMLTNTESFIERGATGSSMSGDPYQMRCPGTAVVNSADWLKAELARVRK, translated from the coding sequence ATGAAAAAGACACTGATTGCCACGCTGGCCGTGGCACTTTGGAGCTCGGGTACGGCGTTTGCCACCGCCCCCGATGCCACCCGCACCGAAGTCACGCGCCTGCTCGACGCGGTCGAAAAATCGCAGTGCCAGTTCAACCGCAACGGCAGCTGGCACGACGCCAAGGCGGCGCGCGCGCACCTGCAAAAGAAGTACGATTATCTCGACAAGAAGAAGATGTTGACCAACACCGAAAGCTTCATCGAGCGTGGCGCGACCGGCAGCAGCATGAGCGGCGACCCTTACCAGATGCGCTGCCCCGGCACGGCGGTCGTCAACAGCGCCGACTGGCTCAAGGCCGAACTGGCGCGCGTGCGCAAGTAA
- a CDS encoding cob(I)yrinic acid a,c-diamide adenosyltransferase, with protein sequence MGNRLSKIATRTGDNGTTGLGDGSRTEKDSVRVHTLGEVDELNSFVGLLLCEDMPAELREELVSIQHDLFDLGGEICIPGYTLITDDHVARLDDLLEKYNADLPPLKDFILPAGSRAASIAHVCRTVCRRAERSIVTLGKTETINDHPRQYVNRLSDLMFVLSRVLNRFAGGSDVLWQHERKRG encoded by the coding sequence ATGGGCAACCGACTTTCTAAAATCGCCACCCGCACCGGCGACAACGGCACCACCGGCCTGGGTGACGGCAGCCGCACCGAAAAAGACAGCGTGCGCGTGCACACCCTGGGCGAAGTCGACGAACTCAATTCCTTCGTCGGCCTGCTGCTGTGCGAAGACATGCCGGCCGAGCTGCGCGAGGAACTGGTCTCGATCCAGCACGACCTGTTCGACCTGGGCGGCGAGATCTGCATCCCCGGCTACACCTTGATCACCGACGACCATGTGGCGCGGCTGGACGACCTGCTCGAAAAATACAATGCCGACCTGCCGCCGCTGAAGGATTTCATTTTGCCGGCCGGCTCGCGCGCGGCGTCGATTGCGCACGTATGCCGCACGGTGTGCCGGCGCGCGGAGCGCAGCATCGTCACGCTCGGCAAAACCGAGACCATCAACGACCATCCGCGCCAATACGTGAACCGCTTGTCGGATCTGATGTTCGTGCTCTCGCGCGTGTTGAACCGCTTCGCGGGCGGCAGCGACGTGCTGTGGCAACATGAGCGCAAGCGAGGATAA
- a CDS encoding FAD-linked oxidase C-terminal domain-containing protein, whose translation MSASLPIDPERRQQVAQALLAVLPERCVLSDPEDTRPYECDGLAAYRQLPMIVTLPDDEEQVLAILNICRELNVPIVPRGAGTGLSGGALPIADGVVLSTARMNRIVRMDPYARLAVVQPGVRNLAISDAAAPHGLYYAPDPSSQIACTIAGNVAENSGGVHCLKYGLTVHNVLRVRVATIDGDIIELGGEALDAPGLDLLAVFIGSEGMLGIVTEVTVRLIPKPATARVIMASFDNVVTGGNAVASVIAAGIIPAGLEMMDQTSSRMVEPFVRAGYDTDAAAILLCEADGTHLEVDEEIERMSAVLQAAGASAIAVSQSEAERLRFWSGRKNAFPAAGRISPDYYCMDGTIPRKNLAQVLTGIAQMEVTYGLRCANVFHAGDGNLHPLILFDANQPGEFDRAEAFGAAILALCVDVGGTITGEHGVGMEKINSMCVQFTRAELDAFFAVKRAFDAPHLLNPDKAIPTLNRCAEFGKMRVSGGVLPFAGLPRF comes from the coding sequence ATGTCCGCCTCCCTTCCCATTGATCCCGAACGCAGGCAGCAGGTCGCCCAGGCGCTGCTGGCAGTGCTGCCGGAACGCTGCGTGCTGTCCGACCCCGAAGACACCCGCCCTTACGAGTGCGACGGCCTGGCCGCCTACCGCCAGTTGCCGATGATCGTCACCTTGCCCGACGACGAGGAGCAGGTACTGGCCATCCTCAACATTTGCCGGGAACTGAACGTGCCGATCGTGCCGCGCGGCGCCGGCACCGGCTTGTCGGGTGGAGCGCTGCCGATCGCCGACGGCGTGGTGCTGTCGACTGCGCGCATGAACCGCATCGTGCGCATGGACCCCTACGCGCGCCTGGCGGTGGTGCAGCCGGGCGTGCGCAACCTGGCCATTTCCGATGCAGCCGCGCCGCACGGCCTGTACTACGCGCCTGATCCGTCCTCGCAGATCGCCTGCACCATCGCCGGCAACGTGGCGGAAAATTCGGGCGGGGTGCACTGCCTCAAATACGGACTCACCGTGCATAACGTGCTGCGCGTGCGCGTGGCCACCATCGATGGCGACATCATCGAACTTGGCGGCGAGGCGCTCGATGCACCGGGCCTGGACCTGCTGGCCGTGTTCATCGGCTCCGAGGGCATGCTGGGCATTGTCACCGAAGTGACGGTCAGGCTCATTCCCAAGCCGGCCACCGCGCGCGTGATCATGGCCTCGTTCGACAACGTTGTCACCGGCGGCAATGCGGTGGCCAGCGTGATCGCCGCCGGCATCATTCCGGCCGGGCTGGAGATGATGGACCAGACCTCCTCGCGCATGGTCGAACCGTTCGTGCGCGCCGGCTACGACACCGATGCCGCAGCAATTCTGCTGTGCGAAGCGGACGGCACCCACCTGGAGGTGGACGAGGAAATCGAACGCATGTCGGCGGTACTGCAGGCTGCCGGCGCGAGCGCCATCGCCGTGTCGCAGAGCGAGGCCGAACGCCTGCGCTTCTGGTCGGGCCGCAAGAACGCCTTTCCCGCGGCGGGCCGCATTTCGCCCGACTACTACTGCATGGACGGCACCATCCCGCGCAAGAACCTGGCGCAGGTGCTGACCGGGATCGCGCAGATGGAAGTCACCTACGGCCTGCGCTGCGCCAACGTGTTTCATGCCGGCGACGGCAACCTGCATCCGCTGATCCTGTTCGACGCCAACCAGCCGGGCGAATTCGATCGCGCCGAAGCGTTTGGCGCGGCCATCCTGGCGCTGTGCGTCGACGTGGGCGGCACCATCACCGGGGAGCATGGCGTGGGCATGGAGAAGATCAATTCGATGTGCGTGCAGTTCACGCGCGCCGAACTCGATGCCTTCTTCGCCGTCAAGCGCGCCTTCGATGCGCCGCACCTGCTCAATCCCGACAAGGCCATCCCCACGCTGAACCGCTGCGCCGAATTCGGCAAGATGCGCGTCAGTGGCGGCGTGCTGCCTTTCGCCGGCCTGCCGCGTTTCTGA
- the glcE gene encoding glycolate oxidase subunit GlcE, with protein sequence MGDNVQQIEQFREQVLAAARDGRTLRICGGGTKDWYGQASDGDILDTRGFSGIVDYEPTELVITARCGTPLAEIEAALAERKQMLAFEPPHFGAGATIGGVVASGLSGPRRASSGALRDFVLGAVLMDGKGEVLTFGGQVMKNVAGYDVSRLLAGSMGTLGLMLQHSIKVLPRALCDITLRFAMDEIEALRRLNEWAGLPLPISASCWHAGVLTLRLSGAQAAVVAAARTLDGQPVDDGPAFWAALREQQHAFFDGDASLWRLSVPSATGAIILRGAQLIEWGGAQRWLKVDADAAMAHNIRRAVTAVGGHATLFRGGDKRIGVFQPLAPGVARIHQRLKAAFDPSQVFNPGRMY encoded by the coding sequence ATGGGAGACAACGTGCAGCAGATCGAACAATTCAGGGAACAGGTGCTCGCGGCGGCACGCGATGGCCGCACCCTGCGCATTTGCGGTGGCGGCACCAAGGACTGGTACGGCCAGGCCAGCGATGGCGACATTCTCGACACGCGCGGTTTCAGCGGCATTGTCGACTACGAGCCGACGGAGCTGGTCATCACCGCGCGCTGCGGCACGCCGCTGGCCGAGATCGAGGCGGCGCTGGCCGAACGTAAGCAGATGCTGGCATTCGAGCCGCCGCACTTCGGCGCAGGGGCCACCATCGGCGGCGTGGTCGCCAGCGGCCTGTCCGGCCCGCGCCGCGCCAGCAGCGGTGCGCTGCGCGACTTCGTGCTCGGCGCCGTTCTCATGGACGGCAAGGGCGAGGTGCTTACCTTCGGCGGCCAGGTGATGAAGAATGTGGCCGGCTACGACGTTTCGCGCCTGCTGGCCGGTTCCATGGGCACGCTGGGGCTGATGCTGCAGCATTCCATCAAGGTGCTGCCGCGCGCGCTGTGCGACATCACCTTGCGCTTTGCAATGGACGAAATCGAAGCGCTGCGGCGCCTGAACGAATGGGCCGGCCTGCCGCTGCCGATATCGGCCAGCTGCTGGCACGCCGGCGTGCTTACCTTGCGCCTGTCGGGCGCGCAGGCGGCAGTCGTTGCTGCCGCGCGCACGCTGGACGGGCAGCCGGTCGATGACGGCCCCGCCTTCTGGGCTGCGCTGCGCGAGCAGCAGCATGCGTTCTTCGATGGCGACGCCAGCCTGTGGCGCCTGTCGGTGCCGTCGGCCACGGGCGCCATCATTCTGCGTGGCGCCCAGCTGATCGAGTGGGGCGGCGCGCAGCGCTGGCTCAAGGTCGATGCCGATGCGGCAATGGCGCACAATATTCGGCGCGCGGTGACGGCGGTGGGCGGCCATGCGACCCTGTTCCGGGGCGGCGACAAGCGCATCGGCGTGTTCCAGCCGCTGGCGCCCGGCGTCGCCAGGATTCATCAACGCCTGAAGGCGGCCTTCGATCCGTCGCAGGTTTTCAATCCCGGACGGATGTACTGA
- the glcF gene encoding glycolate oxidase subunit GlcF, protein MQTNLADFIKGTPDGDEAEAILRACVHCGFCTATCPTYQLLGDELDGPRGRIYLIKQLLEGAPVTVKTQTHLDRCLTCRNCETTCPSGVRYGRLADIGRRVVEERVQRPLGERIKRAVLKEALPRAWIFRPAFRAGQLLRPLLSPALQDKLPRTRSAGHWPAREHARKMLVLQGCVQSTMAPGINAATARVLDAFGVQLLAAPKAGCCGALRYHLNDQEGGLDDMRRNVDAWWPLVEGGHIEAIVMTASGCGVTVKEYGHLLAHDSAYAAKAARIAMLTRDLSEIMPQFEAELGAKLKGKETKRVAFHPPCTLQHGQQIRGKVEGVLRAAGVDVTLCADSHLCCGSAGTYSVLQPALATELRDRKLASLQATNPEVIVSANIGCQTHLQSGTETPVAHWIELIDQALA, encoded by the coding sequence ATGCAAACCAACCTCGCCGATTTCATCAAGGGTACGCCTGACGGCGACGAAGCCGAAGCGATCCTGCGCGCCTGCGTTCATTGCGGCTTCTGCACCGCCACCTGTCCCACTTACCAGCTGCTGGGCGACGAACTCGACGGCCCGCGCGGACGCATCTACCTGATCAAGCAGCTGCTGGAAGGTGCGCCCGTCACCGTCAAGACCCAGACCCACCTGGACCGCTGCCTGACTTGCCGCAACTGCGAGACGACTTGCCCGTCGGGCGTGCGCTATGGGCGCTTGGCCGACATCGGCCGCCGGGTGGTCGAAGAGCGCGTCCAGCGTCCGCTCGGTGAACGCATCAAGCGTGCGGTGCTCAAGGAAGCGCTGCCGCGCGCGTGGATCTTCAGGCCGGCGTTCAGGGCGGGGCAGCTGTTGCGGCCACTGCTTTCGCCGGCGCTGCAGGACAAGCTGCCCAGGACGCGCAGCGCAGGCCACTGGCCGGCGCGGGAACATGCGCGCAAGATGCTGGTGCTGCAAGGCTGCGTGCAAAGCACCATGGCGCCCGGTATCAACGCCGCCACGGCGCGCGTGCTCGACGCCTTTGGCGTGCAGCTGCTGGCCGCGCCCAAGGCGGGCTGCTGCGGCGCGTTGCGCTACCATCTGAACGACCAGGAAGGCGGCCTCGATGACATGCGCCGCAATGTCGACGCCTGGTGGCCGCTGGTCGAGGGCGGGCATATCGAGGCGATTGTGATGACTGCATCGGGCTGCGGCGTCACGGTCAAGGAATACGGGCACCTGCTGGCGCACGACAGCGCCTACGCCGCCAAGGCCGCGCGCATTGCGATGCTAACGCGCGACCTGAGTGAAATCATGCCGCAGTTCGAGGCCGAACTGGGAGCGAAGCTGAAGGGGAAAGAGACGAAGCGGGTGGCGTTCCATCCGCCTTGCACCCTGCAGCACGGACAGCAGATCCGTGGCAAGGTGGAAGGGGTGTTGCGTGCTGCCGGCGTCGATGTGACGCTGTGCGCCGACAGCCATCTGTGCTGCGGTTCGGCCGGCACCTACTCGGTGCTGCAGCCTGCGCTGGCTACTGAACTACGGGACCGCAAGCTGGCCAGTTTGCAGGCCACCAACCCGGAGGTGATTGTGTCGGCCAATATCGGCTGCCAGACTCACCTTCAATCAGGTACGGAGACGCCGGTTGCGCACTGGATCGAGTTGATCGATCAGGCGCTGGCCTGA
- a CDS encoding glutathione peroxidase, with amino-acid sequence MTSALDFKAADISGTPVDLAMYKGQVVLVVNTASACGYTPQYKGLEVVYQQFRNKGVAVLGFPCNQFGGQEPGSESEIGAFCEKNYGVTFPLFAKIDVNGDNAHPLFQHLKKAAPGLLGTERIKWNFTKFLIGKDGSVYKRYAPMTKPEELVEDIEKLLADKG; translated from the coding sequence GTGACGAGCGCACTCGATTTCAAGGCGGCTGATATTTCGGGCACGCCGGTGGACCTGGCCATGTACAAGGGCCAGGTTGTGCTGGTCGTGAACACGGCCAGCGCGTGCGGCTACACGCCGCAGTACAAGGGCCTTGAAGTCGTGTACCAGCAGTTCAGGAACAAGGGCGTGGCGGTGCTCGGTTTTCCATGCAATCAGTTCGGCGGACAGGAGCCGGGCAGCGAAAGCGAGATCGGCGCGTTCTGCGAGAAGAACTACGGCGTCACGTTTCCGCTGTTCGCCAAGATCGATGTCAATGGCGATAACGCGCATCCGCTGTTCCAGCACTTGAAGAAGGCGGCGCCCGGCTTGCTGGGGACCGAGCGGATCAAGTGGAACTTCACCAAATTCCTGATCGGGAAAGACGGCAGCGTGTACAAACGCTACGCGCCAATGACCAAGCCCGAAGAGCTGGTCGAGGATATCGAGAAGCTGCTCGCCGATAAGGGCTGA
- a CDS encoding PilT/PilU family type 4a pilus ATPase → MERDQASKFMFDLLRLMTSKGGSDLFITAGFPPAIKIDGKITPVSSQALTPSHTADLARAIMNDKQTAGFELTKESNFAISPGDLGRFRVSAFIQMSSVGMVLRTITTAIPRLDDLGLPEILKEIVMTKRGLVIMVGATGSGKSTTLAAMVGHRNENSYGHIITIEDPVEYVHPHKNCVITQREVGVDTESFEVALKNSLRQAPDVIQIGEIRDRETMEHAIAFAETGHLCMATLHANSANQALDRIINFFPEERRQQLLMDLSLNLKGMVSQRLIPMKEAKGRCVAIEIMLNSPLISDLIFKGDVHEIKEIMKKSRELGMQTFDQALFDLHELDKITYEDALRNADSVNDLRLNIKLNGKEAKNRDLSHGTEHLGIV, encoded by the coding sequence ATGGAACGCGACCAGGCCTCAAAATTCATGTTCGACCTTCTGCGTCTGATGACCAGCAAGGGCGGCTCCGACCTGTTCATCACGGCCGGTTTTCCACCGGCGATCAAGATCGACGGCAAGATCACCCCGGTGTCGAGCCAGGCGCTCACGCCATCGCACACCGCCGACCTGGCCCGTGCGATCATGAACGACAAGCAGACCGCCGGCTTCGAGCTGACCAAGGAGTCGAACTTCGCGATCAGTCCGGGCGACCTGGGACGGTTCCGGGTGTCGGCCTTCATCCAGATGAGTTCTGTCGGCATGGTGCTGCGTACCATCACCACCGCCATTCCGCGCCTGGACGACCTGGGCCTGCCGGAAATCCTGAAAGAGATCGTGATGACCAAGCGTGGCCTGGTGATCATGGTCGGCGCGACCGGTTCGGGTAAATCGACGACGCTGGCGGCCATGGTCGGGCACCGCAACGAAAACAGCTACGGGCATATCATCACGATCGAAGACCCGGTCGAATACGTTCACCCGCACAAGAACTGCGTGATCACGCAGCGCGAAGTGGGTGTCGATACCGAGTCGTTTGAAGTCGCGCTGAAAAACTCGCTGCGCCAGGCGCCGGACGTGATCCAGATCGGCGAGATCCGCGACCGCGAAACGATGGAACACGCGATTGCCTTCGCCGAAACCGGTCACCTGTGCATGGCCACCCTGCACGCCAACAGCGCCAACCAGGCGCTCGACCGCATCATCAACTTCTTCCCCGAAGAACGCCGCCAGCAGCTGCTGATGGACTTGTCGCTGAACTTGAAGGGCATGGTGTCGCAGCGCCTGATTCCGATGAAGGAAGCCAAGGGCCGCTGCGTGGCGATCGAAATCATGCTCAACTCCCCGCTCATTTCGGACCTGATCTTCAAGGGCGATGTGCACGAGATCAAGGAGATCATGAAGAAGTCGCGCGAACTGGGCATGCAGACCTTCGACCAGGCGCTGTTCGACCTGCACGAATTGGACAAGATCACCTACGAAGACGCGCTGCGCAACGCCGACTCGGTCAATGACCTGCGCCTGAACATCAAGTTGAACGGCAAGGAAGCCAAGAACCGCGACCTCTCGCACGGCACCGAGCATCTGGGTATCGTGTGA